A window of the Rhineura floridana isolate rRhiFlo1 chromosome 13, rRhiFlo1.hap2, whole genome shotgun sequence genome harbors these coding sequences:
- the LOC133368988 gene encoding cadherin-1-like, with product MHCFGVPLLLLLPCQVVFPCAQAQMLTFPESSTDLKRQKRDQWLMSPVSVSENEKGPFPKTLVQIRSSKDKEATVFYRITGAGADRPPARIFVIERETGWLKVTRPLDREHINKYVLLIHAQTANGQPLVDPMEIIIRVKDQNDNRPQFTQSLFCGSIAEGATAGTSVMQVSATDKDDTVDTFHGVITYSILSQHPAQPHSPMFGINNETGVISVSTPGLLQENPSKYTLILGATDMLGAGLSTTATAIISIRTGTPPMEVAASEEECFRHTILTAHALNLLTGLPATGLAMRLSQLEGLQKQWAELMRSTTNTDGRLDMSSQLPRTLKPGTYKVHFETGEYWQKQGYTSFYPYVEVVFTITKAEQKVHIPLLLSPYGYSTYRGN from the exons ATGCACTGCTTTGgggtccccctcctcctcctcctcccctgtcag GTCGTCTTCCCATGTGCTCAGGCACAAATGCTGACCTTTCCAGAATCCAGCACCGACCTGAAGAGGCAGAAGAGGGACCAGTGgcttatgtctccagtatccgTCTCTGAGAATGAAAAGGGTCCCTTCCCCAAGACCCTGGTGCAG ATACGTTCTAGCAAGGATAAAGAAGCCACAGTTTTCTACCGCATCACTGGGGCCGGTGCAGACAGACCTCCTGCACGCATCTTCGTGATTGAGAGAGAGACAGGCTGGCTGAAGGTGACCCGCCCCTTGGACAGAGAGCACATCAACAAATATGTT CTCTTAATTCATGCTCAAACTGCAAATGGGCAGCCCCTGGTGGACCCCATGGAGATCATCATCCGTGTGAAGGATCAGAATGACAACAGGCCCCAGTTCACTCAGAGTCTCTTCTGTGGATCCATAGCAGAAGGAGCCACAGCAG GTACCTCTGTGATGCAAGTGTCAGCCACTGATAAAGATGATACTGTGGATACTTTCCATGGGGTCATTACCTACTCCATCCTCAGCCAGCACCCCGCACAGCCACACAGCCCCATGTTTGGCATCAACAATGAAACAGGGGTCATCAGTGTGAGCACACCAGGCCTTCTCCAAGAG AACCCTTCCAAATACACTCTGATTCTGGGGGCTACAGATATGCTAGGGGCAGGCTTGAGCACCACAGCAACAGCGATTATTAGCATCAGGACTGGGACCCCACCCATGGAG GTTGCTGCTTCCGAGGAGGAGTGCTTCCGCCACACTATCCTGACTGCCCATGCGCTGAACTTGCTCACCGGCCTCCCTGCAACAGGCCTGGCCATGCGCCTCTCTCAGCTGGAGGGTCTCCAAAAGCAGTGGGCAGAGCTCATGAGGAG CACAACAAACACAGACGGGCGCTTGGACATGAGCAGCCAGTTGCCCAGGACCCTGAAGCCTGGCACCTACAAGGTGCACTTTGAGACAGGGGAGTATTGGCAGAAACAGGGATACACCAGCTTCTACCCTTATGTGGAG